One region of Drosophila teissieri strain GT53w chromosome 2L, Prin_Dtei_1.1, whole genome shotgun sequence genomic DNA includes:
- the LOC122623037 gene encoding LOW QUALITY PROTEIN: growth/differentiation factor 8 (The sequence of the model RefSeq protein was modified relative to this genomic sequence to represent the inferred CDS: inserted 1 base in 1 codon): MAKYFIALVLLVCLALENRNVYNRLHARSHPSSRGDILRPHPKHQSHPHVQHTSQQLQQQHHIRQQRSRQLKHLEPDPTSEEDEAPITKQEYYARLRRHVLRKRQHELQQELSYNHPNSHSEQLKTPRLWQHLMEEEEKAHRRGSPPVEYPIMYGDAPDESSLPADDQFDDLSPLDFVRNELMAEDXKNQEQDLDLDLDLNLDLDPKPEAPIEPEPQLGERNITISVKPSGGGCPKCESSRQVEHITEEQLTHLRIEFVKQQILEKLRLKESPKVSAVELPKPIFDGMTLSHPDDSTKNKELDDYYARTSKKFILLNREEVECNRARDGKANPSMCFTFKIDDADAEGFDVSTAVLWLFKNKQNRTGRAPLNSTSTQQTIVVSEVEVDQQKDSKYLTAAKTIAIQSVNVQDEWMKIDIEWPIKHWISGHELSHLIQITCGGCDVSDMEEIISVDKDYRPFIVIDMQNRRRKSRQKRSINCSSGMTECCREHLYISFREIGWSNWILKPEGYNAYFCRGSCSSVASVTQAASHHSSIMKILSTSGANKSLELVPCCTAKQYSSLQLVVMDSSNTATVKTLPNMVVESCGCR; encoded by the exons ATGGCCAAGTACTTCATAGCcctggtgttgctggtgtgtCTGGCCCTGGAGAACAGGAACGTATACAATCGCCTCCACGCCCGATCCCATCCGAGTTCCCGCGGCGACATCCTGCGTCCGCATCCCAAGCACCAGTCGCATCCGCACGTGCAGCACACctcgcagcagctgcagcagcagcaccacatcCGGCAGCAGCGATCCCGCCAGCTGAAGCACCTGGAACCGGATCCGACCagcgaggaggacgaggcgCCGATCACCAAGCAGGAGTACTATGCCCGCCTGAGGCGCCACGTCCTCCGCAAGAGGCAGCAtgaactgcagcaggagcTCAGCTACAACCACCCCAACTCCCATTCGGAGCAGCTGAAGACGCCACGCCTGTGGCAACATCtcatggaggaggaggagaaggcaCACCGACGTGGCAGTCCACCCGTGGAGTACCCTATCATGTACGGCGATGCACCCGATGAGTCATCCCTTCCCGCCGATGACCAGTTCGATGATCTGTCTCCGCTGGACTTTGTGCGCAACGAACTGATGGCCGAGG CTAAGAATCAGGAGCAGGATCTCGATCTCGACCTGGACCTGAACCTGGACCTAGATCCAAAGCCGGAAGCGCCCATAGAGCCCGAACCCCAACTGGGTGAGAGGAACATCACCATTTCGGTGAAGCCCAGCGGCGGTGGATGTCCCAAGTGCGAGAGCAGCCGCCAGGTGGAGCACATCACGGAGGAGCAGCTGACCCACTTGCGCATCGAGTTCGTCAAGCAGCAGATCCTGGAGAAGCTGCGCCTCAAGGAGAGCCCCAAGGTGTCGGCCGTGGAGCTGCCCAAGCCCATCTTCGACGGCATGACGCTCTCCCATCCGGACGACAGCACCAAGAACAAGGAGCTGGACGACTACTACGCTCGCACCAGCAAGAAGTTCATACTGCTCAATAGAG AGGAGGTCGAGTGCAATCGAGCGCGAGACGGGAAAGCCAACCCGTCCATGTGCTTCACCTTCAAGATAGACGATGCAGATGCCGAGGGCTTCGACGTGAGCACCGCCGTCCTGTGGCTCTTCAAGAACAAGCAGAACCGCACCGGCAGGGCACCACTGAATAGCACCAGTACCCAGCAGACGATCGTCGTCTCCGAGGTGGAGGTGGACCAGCAGAAGGACTCCAAGTATCTGACGGCGGCCAAGACGATAGCCATTCAGTCGGTGAATGTGCAAG ATGAGTGGATGAAGATCGACATTGAGTGGCCCATCAAGCACTGGATCAGTGGCCACGAGCTGAGCCACCTCATCCAAATCACCTGCGGCGGCTGCGATGTCAGCGACATGGAGGAGATCATCTCGGTGGACAAGGACTACCGGCCGTTCATCGTGATCGACATGCAGAACCGGCGGCGAAAGAGTCGCCAGAAGCGCAGCATCAACTGCTCCAGCGGCATGACCGAGTGCTGTCGGGAGCACCTGTACATATCCTTCCGGGAGATCGGCTGGAGCAACTGGATCCTGAAGCCGGAGGGCTACAATGCCTACTTCTGTCGCGGATCCTGCAGCTCGGTGGCGAGTGTTACGCAAGCGGCCTCCCACCACAGCTCCATAATG AAAATTCTCTCCACAAGCGGTGCTAACAAGTCGCTGGAGTTGGTGCCCTGCTGCACCGCCAAACAGTATTCCTCGCTGCAGCTGGTCGTGATGGACTCGAGCAACACGGCCACGGTGAAGACGCTGCCCAACATGGTGGTGGAGTCGTGTGGCTGCAGATAG
- the LOC122621023 gene encoding pyruvate kinase, whose translation MSLSAKSVLKEGSTELSHICELDLSQQASHQRLVSLIATISLSSRNADTIYTMIMRGVNIFRLNFSHESHEMHSKTIELINEALERIHRETGQIRTVAIAADTRGPQIRTGLLDGDVFLRSGDNLRLSINRDLYDKGNKEAVYVDYPNIINLTKTGDRLFIDDGRLLLHIMEVGVDGLLCEVIRGGQLSNNCNVILPEIEIDLPAVSEKDMFDIQFSIKANVDFLFASAVRSAKNVKELRTVLGEKGKNIKIIAKMDSKIALSRFSEILRAADGLLLSRADLGTQIPIEKLFITQKSILGQCNKAGKPVIVASHILESMRSLPQPTRAECFDLANAIIDGADCIMLSSEVAIGSFPKETVATCDTLCREAEKVLWFRDLFSDLVSEVRGELDAAHSLAIAAVETAKRTNATLIIVLTTSGRSATLVSKFRPRCPIMAVTRCERTARWVYLHRGVLPLLYTSEPSTDYATDVDARVQFAMTAAKKWTIIEDGDPIVIVSAWKDGGGFTNNVRVVYAFFEADHVDCLFRSDRRRSRKNTHLQMANREPEENKHK comes from the exons ATGTCGTTGTCCGCGAAATCCGTGCTAAAGGAGGGCTCCACCGAGCTGAGCCACATCTGCGAGCTGGACCTCTCGCAGCAGGCGTCCCACCAGCGCCTGGTGTCCCTGATCGCGACCATATCGCTGAGTTCCCGGAACGCGGACACCATATACACCATGATAATGCGCGGAGTGAACATATTCCGGCTGAACTTCTCCCACGAATCGCACGAGATGCACTCGAAGACGATCGAGCTGATCAACGAGGCGCTGGAGAGGATTCATCGGGAGACGGGCCAGATTCGCACGGTGGCCATTGCGGCGGACACGCGAGGACCCCAGATCCGTACGGGGCTATTGGATGGGGATGTGTTCCTGCGCAGCGGCGACAATCTGCGGCTCTCGATCAACCGGGATCTGTACGACAAGGGCAACAAGGAGGCGGTCTACGTGGACTACCCGAACATCATCAACCTGACCAAGACCGGCGATCGCCTGTTCATCGACGACGGCCGTCTGCTGCTCCACATCATGGAGGTGGGTGTGGATGGACTGCTGTGCGAGGTGATTCGCGGCGGCCAGCtgagcaacaactgcaacgtGATCCTGCCGGAGATCGAGATCGATCTGCCCGCTGTCTCCGAGAAGGACATGTTCGACATCCAGTTCAGCATTAAGGCCAACGTGGACTTCCTCTTCGCCTCCGCGGTGCGCAGTGCCAAGAACGTGAAGGAGCTGCGAACGGTGCTCGGCGAGAAGGGCAAGAACATCAAGATCATCGCCAAGATGGACAGCAAGATAGCGTTGAGCCGATTCTCGGAGATCCTGCGCGCGGCAGATGGACTGCTGCTTTCGCGAGCGGACCTGGGCACCCAGATACCCATCGAAAAGCTCTTCATCACGCAGAAGAGCATCCTGGGCCAGTGCAACAAGGCGGGCAAGCCGGTCATAGTGGCCTCCCACATCCTGGAGTCCATGCGCTCCCTGCCCCAACCCACGCGCGCCGAGTGCTTCGATCTGGCCAACGCCATCATCGACGGAGCCGACTGCATCATGCTGTCGTCGGAAGTGGCCATCGGATCGTTTCCCAAGGAGACGGTGGCCACCTGCGACACACTGTGCCGGGAGGCCGAGAAAGTGCTCTGGTTCCGCGACCTCTTCTCCGACCTGGTCAGCGAGGTGCGTGGCGAGCTGGACGCGGCCCACTCGCTGGCCATTGCCGCCGTGGAGACGGCCAAGCGCACCAACGCCACCCTGATCATCGTGCTGACCACCTCCGGCCGCTCGGCCACCCTGGTCAGCAAGTTCCGACCCCGTTGTCCCATCATGGCGGTCACGCGCTGCGAACGAACCGCCCGCTGGGTGTACCTGCATCGCGGAGTCCTCCCGCTGCTGTACACCTCGGAGCCCAGCACGGACTATGCCACCGATGTGGACGCACGCGTGCAGTTCGCCATGACCGCGGCCAAGAAGTGGACCATAATCGAGGACGGCGATCCCATTGTGATCGTGAGTGCCTGGAAGGATGGCGGCGGCTTCACCAACAACGTCCGTGTGGTCTACGCCTTCTTCGAGGCGGATCACGTGGACTGCCTGTTCCGGTCGGACAGGCGACGGTCTCGTAAGAACACCCACCTGCAGATGGCGAATCGGGAGCCTGAAG AAAATAAGCATAAGTAG
- the LOC122621034 gene encoding glucose-6-phosphatase 2, which translates to METIMHVVSEAYNSTLTRELFINEWAQERLSFGKPLWHFFSVQLEPSNMFNIFIPLSGIFSQEILLHLFSAITLISTLNSFEKWICPETRPLWFLREQYANKRVVKKPKVALESNQLSCECTGGLPCAHSMTFTVFVLILASFFFVRCWDRFVSWRSPFCRCLMYLLIIGLVVCMWLSRLYLATEFLHQCILGSYFGIRALNTFEGHVKYLFSRPRGSAVSAVCFLGGLAASVYFVKLQLNMDPHWSVREAFKWCPEPTYLRHEVSPVFALVRDLGNLMGLALASPLYKLEMKPSSFWRRCRLLGLLEFVNYGLRLYTVKQSGRFAFLAYEFLRNAAHSLVLIKYLPKFY; encoded by the exons ATGGAGACTATAATGCACGTTGTTTCGGAGGCCTACAATTCAACGCTCACGCGGGAGCTTTTCATCAACGAATGGGCTCAGGAACG cTTGAGTTTTGGAAAGCCGCTTTGGCACTTTTTCAGCGTTCAATTGGAGCCGAGCAACATGTTCAATATCTTTATCCCCCTAAGTGGCATTTTCAGTCAGGAAATACTATTGCATCTCTTTTCGGCCATTACCCTGATTAGCACACTGAACTCATTTGAAAAGTG GATATGTCCGGAGACGCGTCCTTTGTGGTTCCTGCGGGAGCAGTATGCCAATAAGAGAGTAGTCAAGAAACCGAAGGTGGCCCTGGAAAGTAATCAGCTGAGCTGCGAGTGTACCGGTGGGCTGCCCTGCGCCCACTCGATGACCTTCACCGTGTTCGTGCTGATCCTGGCTTCGTTCTTCTTCGTCCGCTGCTGGGATCGCTTTGTGTCCTGGCGTTCGCccttctgccgctgcctcaTGTATCTGCTGATCATTGGATTGGTGGTCTGCATGTGGCTGAGTCGCCTCTACCTGGCCACCGAGTTCCTGCACCAGTGCATCCTGGGCAGCTACTTCGGGATCAGGGCGCTCAACACCTTCGAGGGACATGTGAAGTACTTGTTCTCCCGACCACGTGGCTCTGCGGTCTCCGCTGTTTGCTTCTTGGGCGGATTGGCGGCGTCGGTGTACTTTGTGAAGCTGCAGCTCAATATGGATCCCCACTGGTCGGTGCGCGAG GCTTTCAAATGGTGTCCAGAGCCCACATACTTGCGCCACGAAGTTTCGCCAGTTTTTGCACTTGTCAGAGATCTGGGCAATCTAATGGGACTGGCTTTGGCCTCGCCGCTATATAAGCT AGAAATGAAGCCATCCTCCTTTTGGCGGCGTTGCCGACTCCTTGGACTGCTGGAGTTTGTCAACTATGGATTGCGTCTATACACTGTGAAGCAGTCGGGTCGCTTTGCTTTCTTGGCCTACGAGTTCTTAAGAAATGCCGCTCATTCCCTGGTACTGATAAAGTACCTTCCCAAATTTTACTAG